The following are encoded in a window of Oncorhynchus mykiss isolate Arlee chromosome 11, USDA_OmykA_1.1, whole genome shotgun sequence genomic DNA:
- the LOC110536098 gene encoding V-type proton ATPase 116 kDa subunit a2, with product MGSLFRSEEMCLAQMFLQSGSAYDCISELGEMGLVEFRDLNPSVNLFQRKFVTEIKRCEEMERILGYLLREIKRADIPLPEGEVNPIAPQPKHVLVIMEQLQRLEVELSEVTRNKEKLQKNLLELTEYTHMLRITRNFVHRNTEREPLHAQHEEFSFLEDSMMEYTSMQRLGAKLGFISGLIQRVKIEAFERMLWRVCKGYTILSYSEIDEYLEDPDTGEPTKSVVFLISYWGEQIGQKVKKICDCYHCHVYPYPNSNEERNDVVEGLRTRIQDLHTVLHRTEDYLRQVLNKASESVYTWVIQVKKMKSIYYILNLCSFDVTNKCLIAEVWCPVNDLPTLRRALEEGSRKSGATVPSFVNRIPSNDTPPTLIRTNKFTSGFQSIVEAYGVGNYREVNPAPYTVITFPFLFAVMFGDLGHGMIMALFALWMVLYEDNRKLKRTRNEIWNTFFEGRYIILMMGLFSVYTGLIYNDCFSKSLNIFGSGWSVKAMFKSGNWTWDSTLRTNAFLTLDPIVPGVFNGPYPLGIDPIWNLALNRLTFLNSYKMKMSVIVGIIHMSFGVILGVFNHLHFRKRFNLYLVFLPELLFLLCLFGYLVFMIIYKWLAFSARDSQMAPSILIHFINMFLMQGDGVPPLFPGQVGLQVFLVVIALLSVPVLLLGKPVYLYLLHNGGANLMGMYRGYERVRRHSEEELSLMRAHDMEEGSVHNDLSTSRDQQKEEFDFGDVFLHQSIHTIEYCLGCISNTASYLRLWALSLAHAQLSEVLWSMVMRVGLRMDTSLGIMFLVPVFGIFAVLTVSILLVMEGLSAFLHALRLHWVEFQNKFYSGTGIKFVPFAFSLLPSSFEHDGLL from the exons ATGGGTTCGTTGTTCCGAAGTGAAGAGATGTGTTTGGCCCAGATGTTTCTGCAGTCTGGATCGGCATACGACTGCATTAGCGAACTGGGAGAAATGGGTCTGGTGGAATTCAGAGAC CTCAACCCCAGCGTAAACCTATTCCAGCGGAAGTTTGTCACTGAGATAAAACGATGTGAGGAAATGGAGAGAATTCTAG GGTACCTTCTAAGGGAAATCAAGAGAGCAGACATCCCACTTCCAGAGGGAGAAGTGAACCCGATTGCACCCCAGCCCAAGCATGTCCTGGTTATAATG GAGCAGTTGCAGAGGCTGGAGGTGGAGCTGAGCGAGGTGACCAGGAATAAGGAGAAGCTACAGAAGAACCTCCTGGAGCTGACCGAGTACACACACATGCTGCGTATCACACGCAACTTTGTGCACCGCAACACTGAA cGTGAGCCCCTGCACGCACAGCATGAGGAGTTCTCCTTCCTAGAGGACTCCATGATGGAGTACACTAGCATGCAGCGGCTAGGAGCCAAACTAGG GTTTATATCAGGGCTGATTCAGAGGGTGAAGATAGAGGCCTTTGAGCGCATGCTGTGGAGAGTGTGTAAGGGCTACACCATTCTTAGCTACTCTGAGATTGATGAGTATTTGGAGGACCCTGACACG GGTGAGCCAACCAAGAGTGTGGTGTTCCTCATCTCTTATTGGGGTGAGCAGATCGGACAGAAAGTCAAGAAGATCTGTGACTG CTACCACTGTCATGTGTATCCATACCCTAACAGCAATGAGGAGAGGAATGACGTTGTGGAGGGACTCAGGACTCGCATCCAGGACCTGCACACT GTTCTCCATAGGACAGAAGACTACCTGAGACAGGTGTTGAACAAGGCCTCTGAGTCTGTCTACACCTGGGTCATCCAGGTCAAGAAGATGAAGTCCATCTACTACATCCTCAACCTGTGCAGCTTTGACGTCACTAACAAGTGTCTGATAGCTGAGGTGTGGTGCCCTGTCAACGACCTGCCGACCCTGCGGCGGGCGCTAGAGGAAGGATCG AGGAAAAGTGGAGCCACAGTGCCTTCTTTTGTCAACCGTATCCCCAGCAACGACACTCCGCCCACCCTGATAAGGACCAACAAGTTCACCTCAGGCTTCCAGAGCATAGTGGAGGCCTATGGAGTGGGAAACTATAGAGAGGTTAACCCAG CTCCTTACACAGTCATCACCTTCCCCTTCCTGTTTGCTGTGATGTTTGGAGACCTGGGCCATGGTATGATCATGGCTCTGTTTGCTCTCTGGATGGTGCTGTATGAGGACAACCGCAAACTGAAGCGCACAAGAAACGAG ATCTGGAACACGTTCTTCGAGGGCCGTTACATCATCCTGATGATGGGCTTGTTCTCGGTCTATACCGGCCTCATCTACAACGACTGCTTTTCCAAGTCTCTCAACATCTTTGGCTCTGGCTGGAGTGTCAAAGCCATGTTTAAATCTGGAAATTGgacttg ggaTTCCACGCTCCGCACCAATGCCTTTCTGACCCTTGATCCCATTGTCCCTGGGGTTTTCAATGGACCCTACCCTTTGGGCATTGACCCG ATTTGGAACTTGGCGTTAAATCGTCTGACCTTTCTGAACTCCTACAAGATGAAGATGTCTGTGATTGTGGGTATCATTCACATGAGCTTCGGGGTCATCCTAGGTGTCTTCAACCACTT ACACTTCAGAAAGAGGTTCAACCTGTACTTAGTATTCCTCCCGGAGCTGCTGTTCCTGCTGTGTCTATTTGGCTACCTGGTCTTCATGATCATCTACAAGTGGCTGGCCTTCTCTGCCCGTGACTCCCAGATGGCCCCCAGCATCCTCATCCACTTCATCAACATGTTCCTCATGCAGGGGGACGGGGTGCCGCCCCTCTTCCCAGGACAG GTTGGGCTGCAGGTGTTCCTGGTGGTAATTGCTCTACTATCAGTGCCTGTCTTACTGCTGGGGAAACCAGTTTACCTCTACTTGCTGCACAATGGAGGAGCCAACCTCATGGGAATGTACAGG GGTTATGAGCGTGTGCGGCGGCACAGCGAGGAAGAGCTTTCCCTGATGAGGGCTCATGACATGGAGGAGGGCAGTGTCCACAATGACCTCTCCACTAGCAGAGATCAGCAGAAAGAGGAG tttgaCTTTGGGGATGTGTTCCTGCACCAGTCTATTCACACCATAGAGTACTGCCTGGGCTGCATCTCCAACACAGCCTCCTACCTGCGCCTCTGGGCTCTGAGTCTGGCACATGCCC AGCTGTCAGAGGTGCTGTGGTCCATGGTGATGCGGGTGGGCCTGCGGATGGACACCAGTCTGGGCATCATGTTTCTGGTGCCAGTGTTTGGGATATTCGCTGTGCTCACTGTGTCTATCCTCCTGGTTATGGAGGGACTGTCTGCCTTCCTCCATGCTCTCAGGCTGCACTG GGTGGAGTTCCAAAATAAGTTCTACAGTGGGACCGGAATCAAGTTTGTTCCCTTTGCcttctccctcctgccctctagCTTTGAACATGATGGCTTGCTGTGA